AGTAATTAAAAGAacattaataatttataatgCATGTTGTTTTATTACAGATGCTGTATAGTTATTAAGTACTTAAATTAGTAGATTAATTGTCGAGCGGGGTTACCACAGTAGTTGTGGCCCTCACCTGTTTGGCATTCAGAATCGAAACCGTCTTTCCTCCcaatgtaaccaaaaaaaattagtaggTTAATTGTTTTACAATTTAGAAATGTGCAAGCTCACTTCTTTGTAAACACCAAATGGTATTTAACCGATTTGGGGTTCTCATGTAGCATGCTTGTAGTAAAACAAGCCGGTATATATGAGGTCGCTTTTGGGACTTCCTTCCCATATGCATCCTAGGCCTCCTATCTGAAACTTTTGATACAAGCTCTAGCTAGCCCATTACGTAAGGAGAAAACGTAGAATTTGATTCAAATAAGAGGCAATTTATATAAAgaacttttcttttgctcttttttttcttctactgAAGTGCTAAATTACGTCGTTGCAATGCTACCCAAAATCATCATGCTACATTATCTCTTTTTGTATCTGGTCGTTGATACTTGACATCATCCTTCATTTCATGAAAGGATTAGGCTGGCATCATTATCggcatgtttactaatttgtaattgtttattaaatttctctaaaattgaaattgaaactagTTTGATTACTAATATGTCTTTGttctaaataaattattttatattcaaattaCTCTAAAATCAGGAGTTGAATTCATGATTTTGTATGCAGtccatttatatatatatattttaaatacaaataatagtctaaactacaaagaGGAGAGGGGGTTCACACACACTACTGAAGTGTCATAGGAGTTCGAACCTGAGACTACTAGTCTGCAAGTCAATGACATTTTCCACTAGGTTAGACTCCGTTGACAAAAACTCGtttacattttcatttctttatgtGAAGTAAACACATAAATCCgtaatcaaaatcaaaataaggaGTTGTAGAATCTTCCCTTGCTATATTGGCCTTTGTCCTTGTTCTCGCTGAAATTTAAAGGAGTGATTTTTCACAAGATGAGCCCAATTTCAGTTACTAAAACGGGTTCAAGCCCAATCGCCATTCGTTTTGGTCATGGCAAATTGGTCTAACGTCCCAAAATTGATTTCttcaccctttttttttttcttttttctttttttttttccaggaTTTCTTAACGCATTGGGTGGGTTCAGTTGAGGGTaagattttatatatatatatatataaaagtggAACCCACAGTATCCACCGAGTCCGCCCTCACATGGAATGGAACAAGTGGAGCAACCGCACATCTAAGGACCCCCTGAAAGTGCAGCACCATATCATGGAATCGTAGGTGGAGTGGAGTTGTTCGTCAAGTTGCTCCTTTTTCAACTCCCCATTGCTGGGTTTCGGATCCCACAAGTGCTTCTTTAGGTGCttcttcaacttttcttttttgtgatCATAGAAAACCCAATAACTATtctcaactcttttttttttaaaaaaaaaatttaaaaaaagaagtaaatttCATTAACTGGGAGTATTGATCACAATAAAGTCATGAGTAGTACAATTCATTAGCTACACATGGCCTACTTCTAATCGGTTCCCAACTCTATTTCCATGTGACTTCTCCAtctacatattttctttttttatttactagACAAAAGTAAAAACACTAAAATCAAGAATTTGTTATCTGGTCATTATTTGCAGGGaggacctttttttttttgtcggtCAGGCCCCTAAAATGTCGAGATCAGCCTTGAGTATCCAAGTAAACATTTCAAACAAACTAATTGAACGGAGGGTAATGTCTGTGATTTAGTTGAGTGCGTGTACTAGTTTGTCGAACTTTAAAAGATTGCGTATCAATTTAAAATCGACTTTATAATTTGGAGAGTTTTATCTTATGTACTTAATCTTTAGAAAATTACGACCTTTATGATTTTCTCAGTTGTCAATGACTTATATAAAAACTTCGTGTGAGAGAATGATTTTGCGTAATACTATGAAAGAAGctcaaaatggaaaataatgataataaaaaacaCAAGATTTGTAAGAGTATTTATGCATGCACTCGAGATCCTAAGTTCGATTCTTCCCTTACttaatatcacttgtataaaaataaaaaaaataaaaacaccaaCTCATTAAGAAACTCTTTACTAATCCAACTGTCCTAACCATAATTAAGCTGCAATATAGTCTAACAGTCCTACCAAACAATGATCTATATGTAGTGATAAGTTGGTGGATGCTGtgttttcatttcatgttAAATTATGGAAGGCAGATCTTAATAAATCCACTCCAACCTTCCTTATCACAGTTTTCCTCGACCACATTGGACATGGTGCATGGCAACTGGCAAGTCACATGCTAGCTCTTTCCAGAAGGGCGTTGGCCAATCTTTTTTCATGATTAGTCTTCATCCTATATATTATCTTGAagactttatttatttatttttaatttaaacaattcGCATTAATGAAGGGTGTTGAAGTACTAATCAATTGGTATGTTGACAAAGGGAGTGCTTACCATGATATAAGCTTCCCTTGTTGATAAAAATTAGACATATTTTGCAGGGATTTGTAACTCAAATGATTAAAAGTATTTATCTCTGTATATAAGGTTTTAGATTCAATTCCTTTATTCTCTAATATCgcttgtaaaaagaaaaaaaaaaattttaatctAACAAGCAAGGGAGATTTAATCTTAGCTGAGAATTAGTTCTCTCTTTATTGCCAATACGGTCTAATCTAATGAAAAGGGCTTTAACTTGCAAATCATAAGTCTTAAATTTGAACCCCCATAGCATCATAGTTGTATGTGTATGAAAAATCTCTCTACCCTATAGTTTAGACAAtcacttgtactaaaaaaaaacacataaacgACGAAAATTTAAACTTATTTCTTTCAACTTTAGAGTAACATTAAACAGTTAATAGAACACATAATTCTCCAATTTTAtagccatatatatatatatcatttaaAACCTGGCAAAGAGAATTTGGACACAACTTGTTatcataaataaatgaaaagtaaGTGTTAAAGTATTGAGAGGAGAAGAACGTTGAGCAAAggggttgagagagagagattgtcAAACTTTGTATGTGCAAGCTTAgggtattttttatttataactttTTCTTAAAGAGAAAATTCTAACTTAAGATCTCTTCtaatattttggaagataAGTCACactaaataattaattaattggttgtaagcttatttttatatattatacattataatatatattattattaattaattggttcgttaataataaaatatattgagGTTTAAGTCGCTTAATGGTAGAAAACTAGTGAAGTGATTGGACATCTGGCGGCAAGTATAGTTATTTGTTAATTGTTGTCTTTGTCAGATGTGTCGGTGAGGCTTCTCTTTATGTACGTTAAAATCTCATTTAAATTAGTCCATAACATCTGtcatatcatatatatctCGATCAGGTCCATAAATACATACAATCCTATTACGATACAATAAGAATTTTACAAGCACATAGTGAAGGAAAATACTTCCTCTCTTATTATGTAAGTAgaagtttttatatttttacaaatatcAATGTAATATGTGTGCAtaagctttttttttattttttatttttaataaattatttttatatatatgtcaaattgtgattcacagaaaaaataagtatCTCCTAATAGACAAGAAGATAAACAGTATCCTACAGTTACACATAATTgccataatatatatatatatatatatatttttaatcccaaactttcttccttttgtcTTTATGATCTTTTTATGATCTGTCATGCTaccaatttttctttgtggTGTCATTTAGGGGTAAACGTTTAGAATTTAAAATCTAATATATGCTGTCCAACTAGAGATATAGttaaatagaaatttagaaTACTGTAGTTTTGACCATAAACGCAACACAACAGAAGttttgaagatcaacttgggTTATTTTTCCCCTTTAATGGCAGCCATAAATGTAGTTCATAATTCAAGTATGAATTGTGAATTAGATTTACCCCGTCTGTGATTAAATCTGAAAGTGAGCTTTtgcatttatgaatttttattgaaagcaTGGACCATAACGATATCGACATAACAGTTGAACACTATttgcctctctttctcttggGCTCAGACTCAAATATAGAATAAGttaacaaaacccaaaaactcTTGAGATCTAATCTccctcctttcttttttgcctCCTCCCTCCCCTTTCCTTTTAAGGAAGTACCAGAGCGTCTCACTTTAGATCCTTTCATACTAAAGCAGGGATCTTTATGGACTACTGTCTGACTTACCCACTTCGTTATTCGATCAAAACTCAAGTAAGCTCTTGctccaattttcactttgcaAAAAGTATTGATCTTTTGCTGGATCTGGGTGAATTTGCATTctgggtttggtttatttgGTGGGTTTTAATGCTTACTGTTATGAATTTGGTAGTTTTTTTAGTGCAAGAGTGAAGGGTTGTTGAGGAGTTTCTATTATGCAAAATGTAATTGGATTTTTGTCCCGGATCTGTGAGTTAAACTTCATTGAGTGCTGTCATTGTTTCCCTTCCAATGCAGTGGAGAAACATGGACCAACatctatttttgtttatatattttttttctgcttATGCTGGATCAATCACTTTCATTGCTCTTTCATTGCTTAGTTGCCAATTTACCAGATACAATTGTACCTGGTTAGCATCAAGTAGCTTTTCCcactttattaattaatggTCCATGGGTGTTTCTTGGATGTTTCAACTCTTGTGAGGCAAATTAGCAACTTTACATTTATTTTGACATTACCGGGGTGATTAGGAATAGCTGTTAGttggcaatttttttttttttttgtgattcTAATAGATGGTGTTTGAGTGGTAAgatccaattttattttatttttctctgtgcccttaattatttaaatttgttttgtatgATTACTGGACTGCTTGAGTATTGTATCTTGATTTCCGTTCTGAAGATTTTCATTGCCAAGAATGAGCAAGAATATCTTTTCGTTTGTTCTTAACTGGTGCAACAATATTTTGCACCTTTGTTCCTTGAGCTTTTGAACTGAGTATGCATGCAACAGCAGAACTAGCACCTCCTATTATGCCCCGATGCGCTGCAATTTTTGATGGTGTTGTTTGGTATTGTTTTACAGGTTTATTGTATCTAGTCTAATGGATCTTTAAGAAATTTGTGGCATTGTCTTTCATATAAGAGCTTTGGAAAGGCAACGCTTGGCATTTGCAACAGAGAATTACATAGCAGATATTTTTGGGTAGAAGAACTTCAAAACTACGTAAATGACGCGGGGGAGATCTGATCTGTCTCAAAAGAAGCGTATAATCACATCTCTGTGTGTTTTGGGAATATTTCTTGGTTTCCTATATGTATATCATGGATCCATTTTTGGCTCTCAAAGTCATGGTGCATCAGCACTAGAATATGGTAGCAGATCCTGGAGAAAGCTCGGTTCATCTTATTTGGGAGGGGATGAAGATAATGATAGCAAGCAGGATGAATCTTCAACAAAATATGGGCAGGAAGATGGAGAGGAggatgtcattttgaagaGCTTCCCTGTGAGTTCTATATTGCTAAACTCTgtatcttcttctcctcccccCTCCCCCACGAAAAAAATCCTCcaaaaatatttgattttaacCTGTAAGCTTTGGACTGTTTTGTTTGACATGTAGTGTCCTTGTTTCATTTGTCTACTCATGATTTTTAAAGGTTTGTGATGATCGGCATTCAGAACTTATTCCCTGCTTAGACAGAAATCTTATATACCAAATGAGACTGAAGCTGGACCTGTCTTTGATGGAGCACTATGAGAGACATTGCCCTGCTCCAGAACGGCGGTACAATTGCTTGATTCCTCCTCCACCAGGGTACAAGGTATTGTTGTGTTAAAGCTGAGTAGAAAAAACTGGTGTTTATTATCTTCTTATTCTTGCAGTTATCTTCTATTCCCAGATTATGTTGATAGTAAACATTCCTGTTGTTAACTTCATCTACAGGTCCCAATCAAATGGCCCCAAAGCAGAGATGAAGTATGGAAAGTAAACATACCTCATACTCACCTTGCACAAGAGAAATCTGACCAGAACTGGATGATTGTAAAAGGCGAAAAGATAGTGTTCCCTGGGGGAGGCACACATTTTCACTATGGAGCCGATAAGTATATTGCTTCAATTGCAAATGTAAGATTGCTTCCACTTTGTCTTTTTCAAGAGAAGTATTGGTGGCTGacattatctctttaaatatcTTTGTGAACTTCAACTTTACTTTGGCCGAATAGGATCTTGCGAACTTTTATCTACCCATTTCCTATTGATTGAGTGCTTGTATTTCTATATTTAGAATTTCAGCTCCTTTGGTACATTTTAGACATCTTGTGTTGCATGGATGAAGCAATAATGATTATGTTGTTTTCAACTGGCAGATGCTCaacttttcaaaaaacaatttaaacaaTGAAGGAAGGTTACGAACAGTTTTTGATGTTGGTTGTGGAGTTGCAAGTTTTGGAGCCTATTTGCTATCGTCCGATATCATGGCAATGTCCTTGGCACCCAATGATGTGCATCAAAACCAGATCCAATTTGCTTTAGAAAGAGGTATTCCAGCATATCTTGGTGTTCTAGGGACCAAAAGGCTTCCTTACCCAAGCAGATCCTTTGAACTTGCTCACTGTTCCCGTTGTAGAATTGATTGGCTTCAAAGAGATGGGATCCTTCTTCTTGAGCTGGATAGGTTGCTCAGACCAGGAGGCTACTTTGCATACTCATCTCCAGAAGCATATGCACAAGATGAGGAGGATCTTAAAATATGGAGAGAGATGAGTGCCCTTGTGGAACGCATGTGTTGGAGAATAGCTGCAAAAAAGAACCAAACTGTCATTTGGCAAAAACCACTAACAAATGACTGTTATATGGAAAGAGAACCTGGTACTCAACCTCCTCTCTGCCGATCTGATGATGATCCAGATGCAGTATGGGGTGTGCCAATGGAAGCTTGCATCTCAACATACTCTGATCGTGAGTGTTTCCTTcgtatgttttattttttacatcaACGGAAACTGGTTTGAATAAACTTTTATTTGGTTAGCAATATCGTTGTGCGATTTAAGGTGATACTGGCATATTTCCAATAATTTGGTTGTTTATATGccaaaaatagacaaaatcAACATCGGGAATGACTCGAAGGGCACACGAGGAATGCAGGAATGATCTTCATAGCAATGTCCTTGTATAACTTCTTCAAATAACTATGGTTAGATATCTAGATTCTAGACAACAcaagagaacaaaaaaaattgaaattaagagTAAATGGGCTGTGTGCCACCTGGGATGGGaaacaagtttttttgttactaaatttgtcATCACTGtttgagaaaaacaaaaaacgaaGAAATTGTTATCACTGCACAGTATATTTTTGAACTGTTCTacattttattgttttgtccTAGATTTGGTTCTTTTTAATATGATTGTTGTGTGTTCCAGAAATCATGATTGTGATTGTGATCCTAAAACCTctgaaaatgtttttttaacaCTTAACACAAACTGGTCTTCTACAGCTCTCAAATTTGAGGTGCCAAAAAAGATCTGGTCATAACAATTAGCGGTGATATTTTCATTGTCATCATTATTCATGACCTGCTTTGAAGAActagttctttttcttttttcttttttcggttTTCCATATTGTTTTGTAGATTTATGTGAATGTCGTCCTTCCCATCTATATAGgtcattattttcttgttgacGAATACCTAAACATAAGCAGCATTGGTTTTCAAACTATTTAAAGGAAAAACCATTCATAATTTTATGGGGATGCCTTATCAAGTAGATTTAACCTGGCTATGGATCTGTCTGCTAACCAATGTTTTTTCTTGGCATAATCAGATGACCATAGGGAAAAGGGGAGTGGATTGGCCCCCTGGCCAGCTAGATTGACAGCTCCTCCTCCTCGACTTGCTGATTTTGGCTATTCAAATGAAATGTTTGAAAAAGATACGGTACAATTGCAAGCACTCTGTTTACACGTTTTAGATTGTAATTTTGCACTGTTTGCCTTATGGATGTACTACTCAGAAACATGTTAAATGATTTCATTGCTTTGGTATTGCTCTTATTGTGCAGGAACTTTGGCGACACAGagttgagaattattggaatCTCTTGAGTCCAAAGATCGAATCAAACACTCTGAGGAATGTGATGGATATGAAATCAAACATGGGGTCGTTTGCAGCTGCTCTGAAGGACAAGGATGTTTGGGTGATGAATGTTGTCCCTGAAGATGGACCAAATACACTTAAGCTGATATATGACAGAGGCCTTATAGGCTCCGTTCACAGCTGGTATGCAAATCAAGTTACGGAAATATGTAAAGCATGTCATTCTGATGAAACAACTCATTTAATATTATATCCATTTAAATTCCTCCATCATGTTTTTTACACCTCGAGTCATAGAACTTTATAGAACCTTCATGTTAACTAAGGTTGGGTATTGTTGCCTTTCTAGACTTAGTGAGCAATATAGATCCATTTAGGGTGTTAGAAAATATCTAACTTGGCTTAGTGACTGCAAGCGGCAAACAGTCTTTGAAACTTTGTCTTCATATGTTCCTAACTCAGTGAACCTATTTCATGTTAATCAGTTAGATGATTGATGTACatctttttctcattttccaAAATCATGCCTTAGAGATTATTAGGATAAAAAGAAGATTCAGATTGCATTAGGATTTGTTGTATTGTGATTAACTGGAGTGTCTACTTTGACAGGTGTGAAGCCTATTCGACATACCCCCGCACTTATGATTTACTCCATGCTTGGACTGTATTCTCTGacatagaaaagaaagaatgtaGTGCTGAGGATCTGTTGCTTGAGATGGATCGCATACTCCGGCCTACTGGTTTTATAATCATCCGTGACAAACAATCAGTGGTAGATTTCGTTAAGAAGTACCTAACGGCATTGCACTGGGAAGCAGTGGCAGTAGCCGACTCCAGTATAGATTCAGACCAGGATGGAGACGACGTTGTGTTTATtatccaaaagaaaatatggcTGACAAGTGAAAGCCTCAGGGATTCGGAATAGGAAAATGCCCTCTTCGGTCCCTGTTTCAGTTTCCCATTATTTATCTGCTGCTTCAAGGGATTAAAAGCGTGTCCCAAGCAGTGATCTAGTAACAGTAAATTTTGTAGCATTAAGTGAAGTCTacatcatttctttcttttttttatatttatttttcttttgggtattgattttatttataaagcaAAGGACTAACTGCATCTATAGGCtactcttcaatttttttttttctttctttttggattttctGTAAGCTACTTTGCTATTCGTTAATAATCAAATCATATGGCttccaaattataaaacttAGATTTTTCTGCTTTGCCAATGTTCTTCTAGACTCAGTATTTCAGTTCATGctgtttttttcccttgtccttttctattttgttatttgaggGAGACAGGATTGTAAATGCCATCATGGTCTCTGTATCGTGATAAAGACATGCTATACTATACTTTCAAGTATGGCAATAATGTAATCAGCTGACGATAGTGGCAAACTCCCATAGTTTCTagataaacaagaaaaaaactatGAAAAAACGCTCTTGTTTATGTTATTTGGATGGTCCTATAAATGGTACCCTGGGTGTGCATAAGTGTCAAAGAATTCTCAATAGTGTAAAGCAAAATCTTTTGGGAGTCGGGACAtcctaaaaaattaaaacgaTACAGGGAAGATTAGCATGGTCCATGTGCAAAGATGACATGCATTCATGACGTGCAATCGAGAAAATCTGAGCAACAAatgctttctttcttcatcaatattttatataagGATATTGTTTGCCTCCGTTATAAGAAGATACTTCTCCTTTCTGCAAATCACAGTTTAAcacatatacaaaaataattcattaaaaatacaaaaataaaaacttctgCACGCATGTCACACTGCTATTAGTACGAATGTAGAAGTTTCTATTTACATAACAAGAGGAAAGTATTTTCCAAACCTGTCAAATTTATGTGCTAAAAATTGAATCTGATTGAACTTGACAAAAGTTCCTTTCTTGTTTAGTTTGATTATCTTTCTTCCACATTATTTGACTGGACCTCTCGAACCTATCCACTTGAGCGCACATCCATGCCATGGTATGTAATGGGCCAACGCCAATTCACCCTACCATAATGCCCATCATAGAAGACAGATTGTTCCTGTTTGAAGGAGGAGGCTCTCAACAAAACAGCTAATAACATGAAAACAAATCCAatcattcaacaaaaatataaagtaaaaacTGATAGAGAGAGTTGTACATCAACAAGCACAACTTTTGTACTTGTATCAAACTGTAATTTGTGTATAAGGAAGAATGACTCCTTTTAAGTAAATAGTCGGATATTTCTTCAGTTTCTTACTCAGCTTCGACACAGGGTTTTTTAatgtttgtgtttcttttcGTGTTGGTACCGTGTTTATGTTGAAAGCGACCTCATTTATACGTTTAAGGTTAAGTGTGTTGGATTTGAACTTCATAACGACTTTCTGCATTTTTCTTCCCAAATTTTCAGAAAGCATACGGATATTTGTATGTATTTTCTTCCACTAGCCAAAGGCCCCAAACAAACACAAAGCTCTGGCTCTTGCATGTGTAATGTCTAAGGTACAtgtaatgttttatttttggacaaGTCACAACCACTTCATTTATGTGGACATCTACCATGTTTTTGACTTGAATCTCCCCATTCAACGGGACACAGACGACCCCATTTTGAGCTCATGGCCCTTTCCATGGAGGGCTACAGAAATTCTCATTTATCTTTGTCCTTCCTTTTTGTTCTCTTATGTCGTTTGGATTGAATTTTCCCAAAGACAGCAGCATGTAGTTGTTGTTGTCAGCCATGTAAAACGACATGTGGCAAGGAAACTAAACTACAACCTTTTGGATTTGTCTTGCCGTTCGGCCAGAAGAATATGATTTTGAATTGGGCCGGTTCTGgtttaaatattttagaaaCAGTTAATTGTGTTTAGTTCTCATATCTGCATAGCATAGTGGCTTGGTTTAGTTTAGTTTCTCCATcgattttcttttgttatacAATCGATATTAGGAGAGGGGGGTTTTCTCACATACCCACACCCTGCGAAAAGAGTCCGAATCTGAGACCACTAATTTGTAAGTCAAGGACCTAGACCCCATTAACGTTTCTCCATCGAAATACATGTCAAGATAAATTAACTGTGTCATGTTCAATTATTCCTTTAAAAAAGTGACAAATTCCATAGCCTTCCCAAAGTCTTCCTTCCCCTCTGCGTTCAAATTATAACGCATAGACTTTGATTTACTGAAAATAGGCCATAACGATGCCCTGGTTATAAGGGAACCCTCCACTCAATTCAAGTTGCCAATGTTGTTGGACAAACCATGTTGTGGGGCTATCTCTGCCTCATTTCATGTCTCTAGTACATTATTGAGTAGTACTTTGttgtaaataatatataatattattgttattttaataataataataataatgataatctcactcacaattttataatgaaataatatccccaatcaataaaataaaaaggaattagaaggaaaagaaaatgtcaCGTCCCTTAAAGAGCAGGATTGTCACTAAAGTCAACCACATTTTCTGCTTTACAGCTACTACATTGAATGAAACCCTACTTATTGTAAGCTTTGTTGAATTAACCTACTATCTCATGAagtgaaatacaatgtaaTAGAAAGTTGTTGAATATTAATCTACTTCTAAATGCACTTTTTCAAATGGAATCTTGTTATATGGAACTGTATGAAGGAAAATCCTTAGaggaagaataataataactaTATATTCAAGAGCggaatcatgaattttttaatggGTGAGCTAGCTAAAGTTGTTAgcttaaattttaattttttttggtggtggtATTAACAGTTTCTATAGtttttctagaaataaaagtatacattaaatcatataaatcaaGTTAGTTGTAAACACTAGAAGAAAAAATGGAATTAGAGCCATATTATTCACGAAAGGGTGAATTTTATTCAGAAAAATGCTTCTCTTTTGGAGATACGTTAATGGAAAATGATTAAAATTGATGTTTGAGACAAACTTTAACACCAAATACAAATGTGGAAGACCTTTGACTATGACTATTGGTGTGGTAGCACTGGCGGACCTAGGAATTTTTTAGCCGATGTGCAATTTTGAAAGGTTAAAAACTCTTTGGggattgaacatctaaggtttttttttacctagattgaccttagttcccttcatgcattcatatcatacatgaaaaattattttatgtaaaaatattgactaagtgtgaaaaaatgggtttttagaataatcattttttcaagttaatttttggcggcttttattccttacacataaaataagaaaacttgattttatgggattttagtatgaagtatatactAACTTAATGAGCcttcatttttagcctaaatcgtatttaactaaaaccgatttttcatattttgatttggtgggaatttgattttctagtatttttatttgaatccaaattggGGGGgttacttccttatttacattgtaaacttaagtaaattgagtaatataaaaataaatgaaagtaaaaggacaaagacatttacttaaatgctaaaaatggaaataaggtaatctgtaTACCTGGAGTGCACCACCACCAGCTGAGTAAAAGggcaatttgaagcacctaCAATGGTTTTTCTAGCGAGGAAAGGTGCTTAATAGGTCTGTCACTGTGTGGTAGGATAtgcaattgtatttttttttttagtttaaaatattaggccatatatgtttaattattttttttccccaaaaccTTCCCTAGGCTACGGCCCAAGGCAGCCCCTGGGTTAGTTCTGCCcatgtatatattaaattcattTAGAAATGTTTTAGTTAACATTATATACTTGCTTGATCGGATTATTAACAAAATACGAGTTCTTACTTATAAGAGAAGGAGGGAAGTATTTTCCTATTTCAAATACTTTGGTATAGACCATAAAAAGTCCAACTATTTGTTGGAGTCCTGACAGATTATTTTGGTTACATTAGCCGTTGACATATATTGCATTCTTTTATATGGACGAGGGCAAGGATATGGTCACCATCCTACTTATGACAAGTCTCCATTAGGGCATTAAGTCATACAATAACCAAAAGGCATTTCAAGGGGTACATATATGAAACCACAAACCTCATGAATTACGATGAAGGATTAagatccatatatata
The window above is part of the Prunus dulcis chromosome 1, ALMONDv2, whole genome shotgun sequence genome. Proteins encoded here:
- the LOC117615645 gene encoding probable methyltransferase PMT3 gives rise to the protein MTRGRSDLSQKKRIITSLCVLGIFLGFLYVYHGSIFGSQSHGASALEYGSRSWRKLGSSYLGGDEDNDSKQDESSTKYGQEDGEEDVILKSFPVCDDRHSELIPCLDRNLIYQMRLKLDLSLMEHYERHCPAPERRYNCLIPPPPGYKVPIKWPQSRDEVWKVNIPHTHLAQEKSDQNWMIVKGEKIVFPGGGTHFHYGADKYIASIANMLNFSKNNLNNEGRLRTVFDVGCGVASFGAYLLSSDIMAMSLAPNDVHQNQIQFALERGIPAYLGVLGTKRLPYPSRSFELAHCSRCRIDWLQRDGILLLELDRLLRPGGYFAYSSPEAYAQDEEDLKIWREMSALVERMCWRIAAKKNQTVIWQKPLTNDCYMEREPGTQPPLCRSDDDPDAVWGVPMEACISTYSDHDHREKGSGLAPWPARLTAPPPRLADFGYSNEMFEKDTELWRHRVENYWNLLSPKIESNTLRNVMDMKSNMGSFAAALKDKDVWVMNVVPEDGPNTLKLIYDRGLIGSVHSWCEAYSTYPRTYDLLHAWTVFSDIEKKECSAEDLLLEMDRILRPTGFIIIRDKQSVVDFVKKYLTALHWEAVAVADSSIDSDQDGDDVVFIIQKKIWLTSESLRDSE